From the genome of Monomorium pharaonis isolate MP-MQ-018 chromosome 1, ASM1337386v2, whole genome shotgun sequence:
catgcagtttatttaaatgaaatttttataatttcatatattgtgtgtgtatatggatgaatttttttcaaaaatatttaatatataataatcatatatttgctgctttatttttattttaggacTTCACAAAGGTGTACCGCCGTTATTCGTGAATCTTCGTTCACTGTACACTGATAAAGAAAAGGTCGAAATCATATCATCTCTACTTGTGCAATACAAGGAGGCATTAAAACTTCACGGCCATTTTAGCGATCAAGAAAAAGATAATCCGCGAGAGCCGGCGTCCGCTTTATTGTGGACCTACTACTACTTAGCGCAACATTATGATTACCTTGGTCAAACAGAGAAGGCATTGATTGAAATTGACGCTGCCATAGATCATACTCCTACACTTATAGAACTTTTTGTTACCAAAGGACGCATTTACAAGGTaggattttatataattataattagtacTACACTGACATTacaaattctgaaaaattactGCTTCCAATAGAAAGAGCTTTTTATACGGTGCAACGCTTTACCAGGATACGGCATGTCTGGATGGACGTTCTTTCTATTGGAAGCAACGTCAATGCCCGCGAacgttttaaatctaaaatcatAACATTggttttattgtaattgtaatttttgtgaGAAGGGATTGTGTGGaagtttattgtttaatttttatttggaagattttatttttaaaagttatttattgcTGTTTGGAAGTTCTTTAAAAAACCACACACTACTGTGTGTAACTTGTTTATCCATAGTAAACTTCAGttaaattcatatttcaaatatgttgtttttattataaccaaatatttcttttttactatcAAATTTGCCCTTTTTCTCATATATGTGGGATGGAAAAATCACAGTGAGAATCGAACCTAGATTTTTTGCTTGATTGACAACTATTTTAGCACCGAGCTATTTTGCCATCCCACATAATCGAATATTTATAAGGAATAACGTGTGGCAGATATGTGGCCTAAAAAGATATCTGTATATTAACAGCACGCTGGAAATGTTCAAGAAGCTTATAAATGGTTGGATGAAGCACAGGGGTTAGACACAGCTGACcgatatattaattctaaatgtGCCAAGTACATGCTCCGCGCAAATCTTATTAAAGAAGCGGAGGAGACATGCGGGAAATTTACGAGAGAAGGAGTCTTAGCTATGGAAAACTTGAACGAGATGCAGTGCATGTGGATTCAAACGGAAGCGGCCAACGCATACAAACGTCTTGGAAAATATGGAGaggcattaaaaaaatgtcacgAAGTTGATAGGGTAGGTAGTATATTGTGTACtactgtaatatattacacaagatatattatcttatctcTTATTGTgtgtaacatataattatttgcagcATTTTTCGGAAATCATAGAGGACCAATTCGATTTTCATACGTATTGTATGCGAAAAATGACGTTACGCTCTTACGTGGGTCTCCTAAGGCTAGAAGACGTTCTTCGAGCTCATCCGTTCTACTTCAAAGCAGCGAAATGTGCAATGGAGGTCTATTTGCGGCTACATGATTATCCTTTGCCAGATCCAGCACAAACACAAGAAATCGATACTGGTGAGTACGATTACTCATTAGAACGGTCTTTTTTGAACAGCCATACATAGTACgtagtacattttttataaatttttaatttgaattaaatgtcatataaactacataaaaaaaactttgacaGAAAATATGgagtatgtgtgtgtatgtgtatatatatatatatatatacatatgtaataactatatattataaattgttggctgttcaaattttaagatttatttatagaaatgtgtacatatataaaattcttgcaGTTAGAATGATATAAAGCATAATGTGATCTTTGTtggtatatttatacaatattgatTGAAAAATATCTCGTGACAAATTAACAAGTAATATGCACTACaattaatgtaacatttatgGGAAGGATATAAATAGTTAGcacatttttatgaaagattgtattaatatataaaagatactctaaaatttaattggtaGTAGATAGAGATTTGCATCAATAATAATCActcatatatattttccgtgtaaaattaatttcacatttCGCACATAGAGAAAAACTTAGAGAAAGATTCGCAAAATAACGCCGCAATTTACCAAAGAGCATACTTCAAATAGTCAATAGTAActacgtatatatgtacacgtaaTTCCATCACAGATAAAATACGCAAATATGCGATGACGAGGCGCATACTATAAATCGCATACGCGAATACAATCGCGTATGTATTATTCTAAGACAGGGGAGTCAGGTtgcgtaataaattaaacgttTAATCGTAAAACAACATTGCTATAATTATCTAACTTAGTTAAGTCAATATTtacaagaataataaatatattcataatacACGTATGTACGTGTATGCGCGGCCGACACGCACGCAGGCGATCACTTTGGACATCTGCGAGATTATGGCATTGCGCGCGACTGCCGTTGGATACGCGCATTCAGACGTTACCCTGGCCGTCTCCGTAATCTCGGCCCCCTAGGCTTTGGATAGACGTATCCACCGTTCTGATCCTGCCGTTGCGTGATCGCCTGCGGCGTCAGGAAGTAAAAGTGGCCGACGTCGCCGGGCAATCGGTACGCGAAGTACGCGTTCGGATTGTCCGAGTGACTATCATGCACCGTGACGGGATCGATAAATTCGGCGTCGGGATTTATGGGGGGACGTGGATTCCTGTAGTTGACCTCTATGTCGTCCAACAGTGACACGGGTTCCTGAACGTTCTCTAACTCCTCGCGGGACTCGGAGAAAGGCACGAAATTGCTGGTGTGTTCGTTGGCCGTTGGGTGTATCGTGCCTCGCAACCTGTAACGAGGAGTCGGTCGATGCTGTTCAACTCCCTGATTTTGCAATCGATAGTTTTCCGTTTGCAGTCCATAGTTCGGTAACGGCGACGGCTGCTTTAATCGAGGTGGGTCAATTATCTCGATGAACTCGCTGTCCGGATTGATTGGCGGCAAGGGTCTCCGGTAGTTGACGAGAGTGTCGTCCTTGAGGGAATAGGGTCGCTGCGACTGATCCCCGTAGCGTACTCTAACGTTCGGCGTTTTGTAAGACGGCCGACCGGTCTTGTAAACATTCGACGCGTAGCCGCCATTCACGCTGTGATCAGGTTTCTCCGTGACACTGCTCGATTTCCCGTAGATCGGAGTCGTGCTCGTTATCCGCGCGTCCGGTAGTTTCTTGCCGAAGATCGTGAAGTACTCTTTCGTAACGTCATCCAACAACTTCTCGTCCTGCTGCGTGAAATATGCATATTGCGGATTAGGTGTCGTATCTATGATCGGATAGGCGGTGCTCGTGGAATAAACCGGATGTTGCGTCTTATACGATACTTGTTTCCGCGGCGATTGATGTCGCGACGGGAAATCGATGTCTTCGTAGTCGTATTGCCGGTTACCGGACTTGACGTCCTGATACTCGCTATATATCGACGTgtcctgctgctgctgctgctgctgctgctgttgctgttgctgttgctccCCGTGATATGGTCTCTGTTTCGAGTAATCCGCTACCTGGAAGCTATACTGATAAACCGGTTTAGGCTTCGTAGTCTGTCGATAATACGTTTGAGGCTTCGGGGTCGTATAGTACGGCTGCAGCGGGCGCGCAGGAACAGGCTGGTAGTAAACGGGCGCATCGCCCAACATGCGTTGGCTTTGATCCCGAGACGAGCTGGCATCGAATTTCGCGGACGTAGGTTCCGAGTCGTCAGTGTACTGGAATGTCTGCGAATTCTTCACGATGCTGTCGATAAGCTTCACCTTGTAATCCTTCGAAGTCTCGACGCCGTTGTAGTACGGCGACTTCGTGGTGGATTCGTAATAAATGGGCGACTGTTTTGCCGTGACATCTGAATTCTCGTCGGTTGACTCCTCGTAGAAGTAGTAGGACGCATGGTTAGGAGATTGACCGGACTGACTACTGGTGATGATGCTTTTAATGGAGGCTGGCGTGACCTCCACCGGTCGTTCCAGCGACGATTGCGTGGTCGACGGGTAATACGCGAGAACCGGAGTTGTTTTGCTCGTCACCAGAGTAGACCAGTCCTTGTGCTGGGTCGTCGCCTCGGACACCTGATTTCCGATTACAGGGCTGATGGTGTATATCTCGGTATTTTCGAGAGTATTCGGTTTCCCAGATGATGTCAACGTTGTGACTTGCACGCTAGGCGTCTTTTGCTTAGATTTAAATGCATCCGTTGCGTTCTTCACTGTCGTACGACCGAAGGATATTTTCGTGGAGGTCGACGAAGTGGTACTTGTCTTGGTTACTAAAGGCGGAACGGACGAGGCCTTGTTTTGTTTAATCGTGAGTTTTCTCGGTGGCAAATATGTCGGTCCTGTTCTCGGCGAGGATGTAGTTGTCGGTCGTTTCGTATACTTCTTCGTGGTAGTTTTCTTGTCATCTAGAGCAGAGAAGAAATCTGGCGGCGGGGGCAGTATGATGCCGGGCACCAGAGGACCTGGTGGCACCGCGGTCGTATTATCTTGCGGATAATAGAAGCTGTACGGCGGCGGATAGTAGATGGATTGATCTTCGTCATCGTAATCCGACTGATTACTCGGCGGTGGCACAAAGATCGCACCGGGCGGTATGGCATGATAGAAAGGTGGAAGAGTACCATGCGGGGGTGGAAGTTCCGGTTTTATTCCTTTTCGATCGTTGTTACCTCTGGATGATTTTTCTTCGACGGAGAAATTTCCTGGGGGACCAAGATCTGGGATAAATGCCGTGCCGTTTGGAGAAATTGCGAAGAACGGATCTTCCCCCGGTAATAACCCCTTCGTGTAGATGGAATTTACGTCGAGAGTGCCATTGCCGATCTCCTCCGCGGTACCGTTCGGACCAATGATTTGTACCGGCCCTCCCTCCGTAAGTTGTACCGGAAAGGGCGGCGGTACCTTCGGCCGCGCCGGTATCTTGACCTGCCGTTTGGGCGCCTTGTAATCGTCAATGGGCGGCCAATTCGGCGGGTTGTTGTTGCCATTCTGTTGCTGGCTGTCCTGTTCATGTTCAGGAAATTTCCCACCTCTCAGCACAAGCACGTGATTCTCGGCTAACCAGATCTCGTCCTCGTCGAGACCGCCTAGATTGTCGATTGTGTCCTTGGGCACTTCGGGATTGCCGAGATAGCTGATGATGCCGGGCCGTTTCGGGCGTTCACCGTAAATCTCGTTCTGTATGAGCCCGTACTTGCCCTCCTTGACCTGCTGGGAGAGCGTTTTTTTCCCGTCCTCGTCGTCACTGCCACCACCGTCGCTGCCGCCGCCACGATTACCTTTCCCCTCTTTACCGTTGCCAGCTGCCGACATGAGAATTCCATCGTCCCATAGAGACTCGCCGTTGTCATGGCGTATCGTATCGACTCTCAGGTGACCTCCGATCAAATGGTGGGACACTTTTCTTCCGGGTTCCGCGGTGATCCTATTGGTCGCCGTGCTGCTCGGCAATCTCGTGCCCCTATTGTTAGACGCGTGTTCCTTGCCCGATCGATGACTAGATTCCTCGATGCCGATGTGCCTTCTTTCTCGGACAGTTGATTCCGTTACAGTCGCGCATATCGTTATCAGTAGTATTAGAGCTAGTGACAGCTTTCGTAGAAATAAAGCAGGATGCGTcatctgaaaaataaaagatgttcCTGTTATTCTCATCACTTTTCCTTAACTCGTGTATGTATTCTCG
Proteins encoded in this window:
- the LOC105833708 gene encoding uncharacterized protein LOC105833708, encoding MTHPALFLRKLSLALILLITICATVTESTVRERRHIGIEESSHRSGKEHASNNRGTRLPSSTATNRITAEPGRKVSHHLIGGHLRVDTIRHDNGESLWDDGILMSAAGNGKEGKGNRGGGSDGGGSDDEDGKKTLSQQVKEGKYGLIQNEIYGERPKRPGIISYLGNPEVPKDTIDNLGGLDEDEIWLAENHVLVLRGGKFPEHEQDSQQQNGNNNPPNWPPIDDYKAPKRQVKIPARPKVPPPFPVQLTEGGPVQIIGPNGTAEEIGNGTLDVNSIYTKGLLPGEDPFFAISPNGTAFIPDLGPPGNFSVEEKSSRGNNDRKGIKPELPPPHGTLPPFYHAIPPGAIFVPPPSNQSDYDDEDQSIYYPPPYSFYYPQDNTTAVPPGPLVPGIILPPPPDFFSALDDKKTTTKKYTKRPTTTSSPRTGPTYLPPRKLTIKQNKASSVPPLVTKTSTTSSTSTKISFGRTTVKNATDAFKSKQKTPSVQVTTLTSSGKPNTLENTEIYTISPVIGNQVSEATTQHKDWSTLVTSKTTPVLAYYPSTTQSSLERPVEVTPASIKSIITSSQSGQSPNHASYYFYEESTDENSDVTAKQSPIYYESTTKSPYYNGVETSKDYKVKLIDSIVKNSQTFQYTDDSEPTSAKFDASSSRDQSQRMLGDAPVYYQPVPARPLQPYYTTPKPQTYYRQTTKPKPVYQYSFQVADYSKQRPYHGEQQQQQQQQQQQQQQDTSIYSEYQDVKSGNRQYDYEDIDFPSRHQSPRKQVSYKTQHPVYSTSTAYPIIDTTPNPQYAYFTQQDEKLLDDVTKEYFTIFGKKLPDARITSTTPIYGKSSSVTEKPDHSVNGGYASNVYKTGRPSYKTPNVRVRYGDQSQRPYSLKDDTLVNYRRPLPPINPDSEFIEIIDPPRLKQPSPLPNYGLQTENYRLQNQGVEQHRPTPRYRLRGTIHPTANEHTSNFVPFSESREELENVQEPVSLLDDIEVNYRNPRPPINPDAEFIDPVTVHDSHSDNPNAYFAYRLPGDVGHFYFLTPQAITQRQDQNGGYVYPKPRGPRLRRRPG